Proteins from a single region of Alloscardovia omnicolens:
- a CDS encoding aminotransferase class I/II-fold pyridoxal phosphate-dependent enzyme, with product MSAYECSSYDTQRLHSGYNPFEHHGSIQVPVYQAAAFAMPSAQAGRDIAEGRQPGFTYSRVGNPTVDVLEKRLAALDGGVGAACVGSGMAAISNTLLCVAEGGGRIVAHHDIYGATLDVLISFLPKFGIEVDFVDDINDPDQLRAAIKPDTKAVYVESVTNPRTIITDLELVAQVTHEAGIPLIVDNTFPTSYLIQPLKHGADIVVYSSTKAINGHANAVSGAIIDGGSFDWAAHASKFAQFSEPEFTLFNDQLDHVPSIVEAFGKKAFIERIKIKYVRLLGAVLGPHEAYLEIIGLETIAERLDKQVANTRKIVKYLNSNPHVTRVNYSDQVGNAQESLVKKYFPHGIGSIFSFELDGDEDKVNHVIDATTIFSYVPNVGDVRSLIVNPARTTHREIPFEFWSKDGLNPQLIRLSIGLESADDLIADLDQAIRSAYGD from the coding sequence ATGAGCGCATACGAGTGTTCCAGCTACGATACCCAACGACTTCATAGTGGTTATAACCCTTTTGAACATCATGGATCAATTCAAGTTCCTGTGTATCAAGCTGCCGCATTCGCTATGCCCAGCGCTCAAGCTGGCCGTGATATTGCCGAAGGTCGTCAACCTGGTTTTACTTACTCTCGCGTGGGAAATCCTACTGTCGATGTGCTCGAAAAACGTTTAGCTGCCCTCGACGGCGGTGTGGGCGCTGCGTGTGTTGGTTCAGGCATGGCTGCAATTTCAAATACTTTACTGTGTGTGGCTGAGGGTGGTGGCCGCATTGTGGCTCACCATGATATTTATGGTGCTACTTTAGACGTGCTCATCAGCTTCTTACCTAAGTTTGGCATTGAAGTTGATTTTGTTGATGATATTAATGACCCTGACCAGTTACGTGCTGCTATTAAGCCGGATACTAAAGCGGTATATGTGGAAAGCGTCACAAATCCGCGCACGATCATTACTGACTTAGAACTTGTGGCACAGGTAACTCACGAGGCAGGAATTCCTCTCATCGTGGATAACACATTCCCTACCTCCTACTTAATTCAGCCACTCAAACATGGTGCCGATATTGTGGTTTATTCATCCACAAAAGCTATTAACGGTCATGCTAATGCTGTTTCTGGAGCAATTATAGATGGCGGCAGTTTTGACTGGGCTGCTCATGCCAGCAAGTTTGCACAGTTTAGTGAACCAGAGTTTACTTTATTTAATGATCAGCTTGATCATGTGCCAAGTATTGTTGAAGCTTTTGGTAAGAAAGCTTTTATTGAACGTATTAAAATTAAGTATGTGCGTCTGCTGGGAGCGGTTTTAGGGCCGCATGAAGCGTACTTGGAAATTATCGGTTTAGAAACGATTGCTGAACGTTTAGATAAACAAGTGGCTAATACGCGCAAAATTGTAAAGTATCTCAATTCCAATCCTCACGTAACCCGTGTTAATTATTCTGATCAAGTAGGCAATGCTCAAGAAAGTCTTGTCAAGAAATACTTCCCTCATGGCATCGGATCTATTTTCTCTTTTGAACTCGATGGCGATGAAGACAAAGTAAACCATGTGATTGACGCTACAACAATTTTCTCATATGTGCCTAATGTGGGTGATGTGCGCAGTTTAATTGTGAACCCTGCACGTACAACACATCGTGAAATTCCTTTTGAATTCTGGTCTAAAGACGGTTTGAATCCTCAACTAATTCGTTTGAGCATAGGATTAGAAAGTGCTGATGATTTAATTGCTGATTTAGATCAAGCAATACGATCGGCATACGGCGATTAA
- a CDS encoding GNAT family N-acetyltransferase, which yields MRRELADENSFHYALIDRASGEIAAFMKLNCAGAFSETDPLIPADSVEVQRLYVMPRFKRRGLGSYLMSKAIDFARDRAAQWVWLGVWQYNYAAQEFYAHWGYERFSEHTFMVGDDAQVDFLLKKKLDYK from the coding sequence ATGCGCCGTGAACTTGCAGATGAGAATTCTTTTCATTATGCCCTGATTGATCGGGCAAGCGGTGAGATAGCAGCTTTTATGAAGCTGAATTGTGCCGGAGCTTTTAGTGAAACAGATCCACTTATTCCTGCAGATAGTGTGGAAGTGCAGCGTTTATATGTGATGCCTCGTTTTAAGCGACGTGGTTTAGGCAGCTATCTGATGAGCAAAGCAATCGATTTTGCTCGCGATAGAGCGGCTCAATGGGTATGGTTGGGCGTGTGGCAATATAATTACGCAGCTCAAGAATTCTATGCCCATTGGGGATATGAGCGTTTCAGCGAACATACGTTTATGGTCGGTGATGATGCTCAGGTTGATTTCTTACTGAAAAAGAAGCTGGATTACAAATAA
- the murI gene encoding glutamate racemase — protein sequence MTNNAPIGIFDSGLGGISVAKEIHALMPDEDILFYGDSAHAPYGVRSTDNVQELSMNVADYLINRGAKAIVIACNTATSAAAELMRSTYDIPIIGMEPALKLACDLGHGKPQHVIVTATELTLREKKFAALMERFSSTHTIDKQPCPALVDIIESGQFHNAQLVNSTLHNYLDNYDMSSVNSIVLGCTHFTYYRDYFQALLPSHVRIVDGNEGTARHLLDVLTNNDALHDSDHEGEVHLENSSDSVRMMTLSKEFLYL from the coding sequence ATGACAAATAATGCGCCAATTGGTATTTTCGATTCTGGCTTAGGTGGTATTTCTGTCGCTAAAGAAATACACGCCCTCATGCCTGACGAAGATATTCTTTTTTATGGTGATTCAGCTCATGCTCCTTACGGAGTGCGTTCAACCGACAATGTTCAAGAACTGAGCATGAACGTAGCTGATTATTTGATTAATCGCGGCGCTAAAGCCATTGTTATTGCCTGCAATACAGCAACTAGCGCTGCAGCAGAATTGATGCGCTCGACTTACGATATTCCTATTATTGGCATGGAGCCAGCCTTAAAATTGGCCTGCGATTTAGGTCATGGCAAGCCACAGCACGTCATCGTCACTGCTACTGAGCTCACTTTGCGAGAGAAAAAATTCGCCGCACTCATGGAGCGTTTCTCCTCCACACACACTATTGATAAACAGCCATGCCCTGCTTTAGTCGATATTATTGAAAGCGGCCAGTTTCATAATGCTCAGCTCGTAAATTCCACTCTTCATAACTATCTCGATAACTATGATATGAGCAGCGTCAATTCAATCGTTTTGGGATGCACACATTTCACCTATTATCGTGATTATTTTCAAGCTCTCCTGCCATCGCACGTGCGCATTGTGGATGGTAATGAAGGCACAGCACGCCATCTCTTGGACGTTCTCACAAACAATGATGCGCTTCACGATTCTGACCATGAAGGGGAAGTTCATCTGGAGAATTCTTCAGATAGCGTGCGTATGATGACTTTGTCTAAAGAATTTCTTTATTTGTAA
- a CDS encoding patatin family protein gives MVTGIIDVGGGYRDIFGAGVLDGVLKAQLNFDHCYGISAGSGNLTSFLAGQYKRNYRFYMEYAFRHRYASMRNLLTTHNFVGLDYAYGTLSNSDGEYPLNYEAFARNTSSFTVIASNALTGQPHYFSKDDMHQDDYSIIMASSCVPVANKPVEIDGVPYFDGGLTDPVPVQRAFDDGCDMVVLITTHPDDFVRDPHKDVAPARVLQRFYPHAAEALRNRAETYNDEMMVARRYAAQGKLLIISPDDTYGLDTLSKTRQGLLNMYDDGVRKAQKIQQFLESATSNDK, from the coding sequence ATGGTTACGGGAATTATTGATGTAGGCGGCGGATATCGCGATATTTTTGGCGCAGGTGTGCTCGATGGAGTTCTGAAAGCACAACTAAATTTTGACCATTGCTATGGCATTTCAGCCGGCAGCGGTAATTTAACATCTTTTTTAGCAGGACAATATAAGCGTAATTACCGCTTCTACATGGAGTATGCTTTTCGCCATCGTTATGCGTCCATGCGCAACCTGTTAACCACTCATAATTTTGTAGGACTTGATTATGCATACGGGACTTTATCGAATAGCGACGGCGAATATCCTCTTAATTATGAGGCTTTTGCACGCAATACGTCCAGCTTTACGGTAATTGCCAGCAACGCTCTGACCGGTCAACCACATTATTTCAGCAAAGATGATATGCATCAGGATGACTACTCAATTATTATGGCGTCCTCCTGCGTTCCTGTAGCTAACAAACCCGTAGAAATTGACGGAGTACCATACTTTGACGGCGGTCTTACTGACCCTGTGCCCGTACAGCGTGCTTTTGATGACGGCTGCGACATGGTTGTGCTTATTACCACACATCCCGATGATTTTGTGCGCGATCCGCATAAGGACGTAGCTCCTGCTCGCGTTCTGCAACGCTTTTATCCTCATGCTGCTGAAGCATTACGCAACCGTGCTGAAACGTATAATGATGAAATGATGGTGGCACGCCGCTATGCTGCTCAAGGGAAGTTACTTATTATCTCCCCTGATGATACCTATGGATTAGATACGCTCAGCAAAACACGTCAAGGTTTACTGAATATGTATGATGATGGTGTGCGTAAAGCGCAAAAGATTCAACAATTCTTGGAAAGTGCTACGAGCAATGACAAATAA
- the dapF gene encoding diaminopimelate epimerase, which translates to MTFPRTVIKAHGTGNDFVVYVDATGEYEPTESEVRFLDDRHYGIGGDGVIRLTRPEYVSDISDDQARAFHEAGARWFMDYRNADGSLAEMCGNGARVTAALAMHEGLTSASADEPFALATRAGIKYITFLGAVDGLGDHVFRIDMGPWSMGMREEYMVNVPASNAQGMGTFVDMGNPHVVTVVAEELNLASLSVGMPLSIPVQTMPDIEDLDLSVTPRVSPELPAGQNAEFVRIDEADSAAGVGKATMRVNERGAGETLSCGTGLCATGVVLAERTGMQTWRISVPGGTLMVEVEPHRVLLTGDAVLVGNVELMGQ; encoded by the coding sequence ATGACATTTCCTCGCACAGTAATAAAAGCCCATGGAACTGGTAACGACTTTGTTGTTTATGTTGATGCCACAGGTGAATACGAGCCAACCGAGAGTGAAGTTCGCTTCCTCGATGACCGTCATTATGGCATTGGCGGTGACGGGGTTATTCGTTTGACTCGTCCGGAATATGTATCCGATATTAGTGATGATCAAGCGCGCGCCTTCCATGAGGCTGGGGCACGCTGGTTTATGGATTATCGTAATGCTGATGGGTCACTGGCTGAAATGTGCGGTAATGGCGCACGTGTTACGGCAGCTTTGGCGATGCATGAGGGGTTAACGAGCGCAAGTGCAGATGAGCCTTTTGCTTTGGCTACGCGAGCAGGCATTAAATATATTACGTTTCTCGGTGCTGTTGATGGATTGGGCGATCATGTGTTCCGTATTGATATGGGACCATGGTCTATGGGAATGCGCGAAGAATATATGGTGAATGTGCCGGCAAGTAATGCGCAAGGCATGGGAACTTTTGTGGATATGGGCAATCCTCACGTGGTGACTGTGGTGGCAGAAGAGCTCAATTTAGCTTCGCTTTCCGTGGGAATGCCACTATCTATTCCCGTACAGACCATGCCAGATATTGAAGATCTTGATTTGTCGGTTACTCCACGGGTATCTCCGGAACTTCCTGCAGGTCAGAATGCTGAATTTGTGCGTATTGATGAGGCTGATTCGGCAGCAGGCGTGGGGAAAGCAACGATGCGTGTGAATGAACGTGGCGCTGGAGAAACATTATCTTGTGGTACGGGCTTGTGCGCTACGGGTGTTGTGCTTGCTGAACGTACGGGCATGCAAACATGGCGTATTAGCGTTCCTGGTGGAACTCTGATGGTTGAGGTTGAGCCGCACCGAGTCTTACTGACAGGAGATGCTGTGCTTGTGGGCAATGTTGAGCTGATGGGGCAGTAG
- a CDS encoding MmcQ/YjbR family DNA-binding protein → MATLTSSKAVLDFVRDYYDCTIDFPWQSHPHFGVIRHAHSKKWFGLVMTLSEHTLGISDSENMIDVINLKASVFDVEFLQSQPGFAPAYHMNKTHWISLILDGTVPDEQIESMIATSFALTSNG, encoded by the coding sequence ATGGCTACGTTGACATCAAGTAAAGCAGTACTCGATTTTGTGCGCGATTACTACGACTGCACCATTGATTTTCCATGGCAATCGCATCCACATTTTGGTGTTATCCGTCATGCGCACAGCAAAAAATGGTTTGGTCTTGTAATGACTCTTTCTGAGCACACCTTGGGAATAAGTGATAGTGAGAACATGATTGATGTAATTAATCTGAAAGCATCAGTTTTCGATGTCGAATTTCTGCAGTCTCAACCAGGTTTTGCTCCTGCCTATCACATGAATAAAACGCATTGGATTTCCCTTATTCTCGACGGTACTGTGCCCGATGAACAGATTGAAAGCATGATTGCCACCAGTTTTGCACTCACCAGCAACGGATAA
- a CDS encoding vitamin K epoxide reductase family protein — MKLTGWRHTASWTYLVMLMASLAALLVSFVLSAETLELARHPQAGLACDVNAVISCSTVANSWQSEFIRWGSLSFPNAFFGIAAESVFVTVAVIGLSRVKLPRWFAVAAWAGNLLAVAYAIWLFTQSVFVIQALCPWCLGLLASTLIQFMAMSHATFAVQNLPSHNTTLRTYYHLNIDLLVDVLILALFAALIFVKYGAALFAA; from the coding sequence ATGAAACTCACTGGTTGGCGTCATACCGCATCGTGGACATATTTGGTTATGTTAATGGCTTCTCTAGCCGCTCTGTTGGTGTCGTTTGTTTTGAGTGCGGAAACCTTGGAATTAGCTCGTCATCCTCAAGCTGGATTAGCGTGCGATGTCAACGCGGTTATTTCGTGCTCAACTGTGGCAAATTCATGGCAGTCCGAGTTTATTCGCTGGGGCTCGCTGAGCTTTCCCAACGCTTTCTTCGGTATTGCTGCTGAATCAGTCTTCGTAACAGTTGCTGTTATAGGACTATCACGCGTAAAACTGCCACGATGGTTTGCTGTAGCTGCTTGGGCTGGCAATTTGCTCGCTGTAGCCTACGCTATATGGTTGTTCACACAATCTGTTTTCGTTATTCAGGCTTTATGCCCATGGTGTTTAGGACTCCTCGCATCCACCCTCATACAATTTATGGCCATGTCCCACGCCACTTTTGCAGTGCAAAATCTTCCATCTCACAATACGACTCTACGCACGTATTATCATCTCAATATCGATTTACTCGTAGATGTGCTTATTCTCGCTCTTTTTGCTGCACTTATTTTTGTTAAATATGGCGCAGCGCTCTTTGCAGCATAA